The sequence CCCTGCCCGACCGGCCGGCGCTGCGCGACCTGTGGCACGGCGAACGCAAGGACGCCCTCTCGCTCTACCTCCACATACCCTTCTGCGAGATCCGCTGCGGCTTCTGCAACCTCTTCACCCGGATCGGCGCCCCCGACGGGCTCACCGGCCGCTACCTCGACGCCCTGGAGCGCCAGGCCTTGGCCGTCCGCGAGGCCCTCGGCGACGACGGGCCGGTCTCCTTCGCCAACGCGGCCTTCGGCGGCGGGACGCCGACCTTCCTGACGGCGCTCGAACTGGAACGGCTCTGCGACATCGCCGAGCGGCACATGGGCGCCGATCTGCGCGCCGTCCCGCTGTCCGTCGAGACCTCCCCCGCGACCGCCACCGCCGACCGGCTCGCCGTCCTGGCCGAGCGCGGCGCGACCCGTGTCAGCATCGGCGTCCAGAGCTTCCTCCCCGACGAGGCCCGGGCCGCCGTACGCCCGCAGCGCCGCGCCGATGTCGAGGCGGCGCTCGGCCGTATCCGCGACGCCCGCGTGCCGGTCCTCAACATCGACCTCATCTACGGCATCGACGGCCAGACGCCCGCCACCTGGCGCACCTCCTTGGACGCCGCCCTGGCCTGGCGCCCCGAGGAGCTGTACCTGTACCCGCTGTACGTGCGCCCCCTCACCGGGCTCGCCCGGCGCACCGCCCTGACCGACCGGGCCTGGGACGAGCAGCGCCTGAACCTCTACCGGCAGGGCCGGGACCACCTCCTCGCGCACGGCTACGAGCAGGTGTCGATGCGCATGTTCCGGCTGGCCGGTACGGCGCCCCAGGGCCCGGACGACCACGCCTGCCAGACCGACGGCATGATCGGCCTGGGCTGCGGGGCCCGTTCCTACACCTCCGCGCTGCACTACTCGTTCGACTACGCCGTCGACATGGGCGAGATCCGCGGGATCATCGACGACTACACCGCAACCGACGACTTCACCCGCGCCGTCCACGGCCGACCCACCAACGGTGACGAGGCGCGCCGCCGCCACCTCCTGCAGTCGCTGCTCCAGGCGCAGGGCATGCCGGTCGCCGACTACCGGGAGCGGTTCGGCGCCGACCCGCACGAGGACTTCCCCACCGAACTGGCCGCGTTCGCCGCCCGCGGCTGGCTCGACGAAGGCGGCGAGGGCCCGCTGCTGCGCCTGTCCCCCGAGGGCCTCGCGCACTCCGACGCGCTCGGCCCCGAGCTGTTCTCACCGGCCGTACGGGCCGCGATGGCCGCCTACGAGGCCAAGTAGCCGCCGTGGACCTGACCCTGCTCTACCGCGGCCCGCTCTCCTCCTGCGACTACGACTGTCCGTACTGTCCCTTCGCCAAGCGGCGCGACACCACCGCCCAGCTGCGCGCCGACCGGGCCGCCCTCGAACGGTTCACCGGCTGGGCGAACTCCCGGGCCGGGGAGGACCGGCTCTCGCTGCTGTTCACCCCGTGGGGCGAGGGGCTCGTCCGCTCCTGGTACCGCCGCGCCCTCGTCGACCTCTCGCACCGGCCCCACGTCGAGCGCGTCGCCATCCAGACCAACCTGAGTTGCCGCACGGACTGGCTCGCGGAGGCCGACCCCGCCACGCTCGCCCTATGGTGCACCTACCATCCGGGGCAGACTCCGTACGACCGCTTCCTGGCCAAGCTGCGCGACCTCGCCGACCGGGGCATCCGCCACAGCGTCGGCATCGTGGGCCTCCCGGAGAATCTGGAGCACGCCCGTCGGCTGCGCGCCGACCTGCCCTCCCACGTCTACCTGTGGGTGAACGCGGCCGACGGCCACACGTACGGTGACGCCGAGGCCGACCTGTGGACCGCCCTCGACCCGCTGTTCCCGTACAGCAGGCACCCGCACCGCTCGGCCGGACTGCCGTGCCGCACGGGCGAGTCGGTGATCTCGGTGGACGGTGACGGCACGGTGCGCCGCTGCCATTTCGTCCGTGCCGAGCTGGGCAATCTGTACGACGGCTCCTACCGGACCGCGCTCGGCCCCCGTCCGTGCCCGCTGACCACCTGCGACTGCCACATCGGCTACGTGCACCTGGAGACGTTGCCGCTCTACGACGTCTTCGCGGGCGGTGTCCTGGAACGCGTACCGGCGGCCCGCACGCCCGTGATCCCCCTGCTCAGGAGACCCCCGGTGGGCGACTGACCCCGTGCCCGCGGGGGCGAGCCCCGGTGGGGACTTCCGTGGCGAAGCCCGGTTTCCCGTCCGGGACCAGCGGAAGGACGATAAAGTTAGGTTCACCTAACTACGCCCCTCACGAGGAGACTTCATGCCCGTGGAGCACGCCTTCGCCGCATTCGGGCTGCCCGGTGAACCAGGTTCCGAGAAGTTCTGGGCGGCGGCGGGGGCTCCCGCGTCGGTGCCCGCCGACGGGGGCGGTTGGGTGACCCTGTTCCTGTGGCGGGGCTCGGCGGCCCGCATCGGTTTCGAGAGCTGGTCGCCGGACGTACCGCTGCGCCGCTGGCACGACACGGACTGCTGGTACGCCGAGGTCAGCATGCCCGCGCGGCTGCGGGTGACCTACCGGTTCCTGGTGGACGGGACCGCGTACGCCGACCCGTTCAACCCGGCCGGGGCGGGCGGTGACCGATCCGTCGCCGCCACCCCGGACGCCCCGGCTCAGCCGCACTGGGCCACCGGCGCGGGCGGCGCCGACGCGGTACTACCCCTTCCGCGGGCCCGGATCCGCTGGGCGAGCGAGCGGCTCGGCGGGCGGCGGACCGTACGGGTCCACCCGGCGGGCGGCGGCGGGCCGGTGGTGCTCCTGCTGGACGGGGACGACTGGCTGTATCTGCACCCGGCGATGACCGCCTTCGACTCCGCCGTCGCGGCCGGCGAGATGCCGCCCGTCACCCTCGTCTTCCTGCCGACGAGGGACCGGGAGGCCGAGTTCGGGTGCCGGCCGGAACTGTGGGAGGCGGTCCGGGACGAACTGCTTCCGCTGGTCGCGGAGTCCGGCGTCCCCGCGGACCGGGACCGTCTCGTGGTCGCGGGGCAGAGCCTCGGCGGGCTCAGCGCCGTGTACGCGGCGCTGGAGTTCCCCGACCTGGTGTCCCGGGTCGCCTGCCAGTCGGCGTCGCTGTGGTGGACACCCGAGGCCGTGAAGGCGGTGGACCCGTTGGGCGGTCCGGTCGGCGGCTCCGTCGCCGCACGGCTACGGGAGCGCCCGGACCTGTCCGGCCTGCGGATCGCCTTCGACGTGGGGGAACACGAGACGCGGATGCTGCCCCACTGCGCGCTGGTCGAGTCCCTGACCGAGCGGGCCGGAGCGACCGTGCGGACCTCCCGGTCGGCGTCCGCCCACGACCGTGCGGGCTGGCGCCAGGCCCTGCTCCGGGATGTGGCCTGGGCCCTCGGCTGAGCACGGTCAGGGCGGATCGAGGGGCGGCTCGACAGGCGGATCGAGGGGGCGGATCACGGCGTCAACGGGCCACCGCCAGGCAGTACTCCTCGTCCCCGGCGAGGAGGTTGCGGTGGGTGTCCTCCGCCGTGATGACCCCGTCGTCCAGGACGAGTACCCGATCGGCGGCGTCCAGGAGCGCCGGGCTGCTGGTGATCACGACGGTGGTACGGCCACGGCGCAGCTTCGCGACGTTGCGGGCGATGAGCTGCTCGGTGACCGCGTCGACGGCCGTGGTCGGGTCGTGCAGGACGAGGATGTCGGAGTCGGCGGCCAGGGCGCGGGCCAGGGAGAGCCGTTGGCGCTGTCCGCCGGAAAGGTTGGCACCGCGGTCGCGGACACCGTGGTCGAGTCCTTCGCGGTGCAGGGCGACGACGTCGGTCAGCATGGACGCCTCGACGGCCGCGTCGACCGTGCGGCTGGTGCCCGAGGGGTCGATGTTGGTGCGGAGGGTGCCCGCGAAGATCTCCCCGTCGTACGGGTTCACCAGCAGGTGCTCGCGGACCGCCTCGATGGACAGGGCGGCGAGCTCCTCCCCGCCGACCCGCACGGCTCCCTCGTACGCGTGCGGCGGGACCTGCACGGCCAGGATCGCGGCGAGGTCGGCGGCCGCGCGCGGCTGGTAGGCGGCGATCGCCACGAACTCGCCCGCCGGCACCTGGAACTTCAGGTCGCGCAGGGCCCCGTACCGGACGCAGTCGATCTCCAGGCCCCCGCCGGGTGCCGGTCGCTCCGTCCCGTGGGTCGCCACCGGGGGCGCGACCAGGACCAGTGCCATCCGTTCGGCGGACGCGCGGGCCATCATCACGTACTTGGGCATGTCCGAGAACAGCTTCAGCGGTTCCATGATGAATTGGGCGAGCCCCACCGCCATGACGAGTTCCCCGACGGTGATGTCGCCGTTGAAGGCGAGCCCGCCCGCCGTCAGGGTCACGCCGACGGCGAGCACCGCGTTGAGGGCCGCCGCGGTGCCCGCGTAGGCGCCGTTGACCCCGGCCACGGTGATCGCCTGGCTCTTGGCCTCCGTGCTGACCTTGCGGTAGGAGCGGAAGGCCGCGTGGTTGCCGCCGAAGCCGTGCAGCGGGCGCAGGCCGGTGATCAGGTCGGCCACCTTCGCGCCCGCCCTGGCCACCCGGGCCTGCTGTTCGCGGGTACTGGAGCCGATCCGCTTGGACATCACGCTCAGGATGGACAGGATCAGGGCGGTGCCCACGATCACCAGCAGGCCGAGCCGGATGTCGGCCAGCCCGAGCGCGACCGCCGCGACCAGCACCGCGACGAGTGAGCTGATCAGCAGCGGCACCACCTCGATGATGTCGGCCGTCTGGTCGGCGTCCTCCGTGGCGATGGTCAGCACCTCGCCGGACTTGAGTCCGGCGTCCCGGGCGACCGGCTCCAGCCCGCAGTCCGCGACCCGCACCCGCCAGCGGTGCGCCTCGGTCGTGTTGGCCTTCTGCAGGATGCGCATGCCGAACCGCCACGACAGCGACACCGTCGTGATGATCACGGCCAGGGAGCCGATCGACAGGGCGAGCGCACCGGGGCTGCGGTCCTGCATCGTGTGCTCGACGATCAGGCCGAGCGCGATGGGGAAGGCGGTCTCACCGGCCTGGTACAGGCCCATGAGGATCGTGCCCCAGGTCATGGCGCCGATGTTGCGGCGCAGGGCCGTCCGAAGGATGTCGGACCCCGGTCGGGGCCGCTGTGCGTCAGGAGTTTTCATCGAGGTGGCGGGCAATCATCTCAGGGGTTCGCAGGGTGAACAGATCACGGATCGTGATCACAGGACCGTACTCCCGGCGGAGGAGGCCGATCAGCCGCACCGCCAGCATGGAGTGCCCTCCCAGGGACACGAAATCGCTCAACGCGCTCACCTCGTCGTCGTCCAGGTCGAGTGCTTCGGCGAAGAACTCGCACACGACGGTCTCGGT comes from Streptomyces virginiae and encodes:
- a CDS encoding alpha/beta fold hydrolase, with the translated sequence MPVEHAFAAFGLPGEPGSEKFWAAAGAPASVPADGGGWVTLFLWRGSAARIGFESWSPDVPLRRWHDTDCWYAEVSMPARLRVTYRFLVDGTAYADPFNPAGAGGDRSVAATPDAPAQPHWATGAGGADAVLPLPRARIRWASERLGGRRTVRVHPAGGGGPVVLLLDGDDWLYLHPAMTAFDSAVAAGEMPPVTLVFLPTRDREAEFGCRPELWEAVRDELLPLVAESGVPADRDRLVVAGQSLGGLSAVYAALEFPDLVSRVACQSASLWWTPEAVKAVDPLGGPVGGSVAARLRERPDLSGLRIAFDVGEHETRMLPHCALVESLTERAGATVRTSRSASAHDRAGWRQALLRDVAWALG
- a CDS encoding STM4012 family radical SAM protein, with translation MTALAPAAVPAPIPAAAPPELRPYHAYVYAYPHKTAYRPLPDRPALRDLWHGERKDALSLYLHIPFCEIRCGFCNLFTRIGAPDGLTGRYLDALERQALAVREALGDDGPVSFANAAFGGGTPTFLTALELERLCDIAERHMGADLRAVPLSVETSPATATADRLAVLAERGATRVSIGVQSFLPDEARAAVRPQRRADVEAALGRIRDARVPVLNIDLIYGIDGQTPATWRTSLDAALAWRPEELYLYPLYVRPLTGLARRTALTDRAWDEQRLNLYRQGRDHLLAHGYEQVSMRMFRLAGTAPQGPDDHACQTDGMIGLGCGARSYTSALHYSFDYAVDMGEIRGIIDDYTATDDFTRAVHGRPTNGDEARRRHLLQSLLQAQGMPVADYRERFGADPHEDFPTELAAFAARGWLDEGGEGPLLRLSPEGLAHSDALGPELFSPAVRAAMAAYEAK
- a CDS encoding STM4011 family radical SAM protein; this translates as MDLTLLYRGPLSSCDYDCPYCPFAKRRDTTAQLRADRAALERFTGWANSRAGEDRLSLLFTPWGEGLVRSWYRRALVDLSHRPHVERVAIQTNLSCRTDWLAEADPATLALWCTYHPGQTPYDRFLAKLRDLADRGIRHSVGIVGLPENLEHARRLRADLPSHVYLWVNAADGHTYGDAEADLWTALDPLFPYSRHPHRSAGLPCRTGESVISVDGDGTVRRCHFVRAELGNLYDGSYRTALGPRPCPLTTCDCHIGYVHLETLPLYDVFAGGVLERVPAARTPVIPLLRRPPVGD
- a CDS encoding ABC transporter ATP-binding protein; its protein translation is MKTPDAQRPRPGSDILRTALRRNIGAMTWGTILMGLYQAGETAFPIALGLIVEHTMQDRSPGALALSIGSLAVIITTVSLSWRFGMRILQKANTTEAHRWRVRVADCGLEPVARDAGLKSGEVLTIATEDADQTADIIEVVPLLISSLVAVLVAAVALGLADIRLGLLVIVGTALILSILSVMSKRIGSSTREQQARVARAGAKVADLITGLRPLHGFGGNHAAFRSYRKVSTEAKSQAITVAGVNGAYAGTAAALNAVLAVGVTLTAGGLAFNGDITVGELVMAVGLAQFIMEPLKLFSDMPKYVMMARASAERMALVLVAPPVATHGTERPAPGGGLEIDCVRYGALRDLKFQVPAGEFVAIAAYQPRAAADLAAILAVQVPPHAYEGAVRVGGEELAALSIEAVREHLLVNPYDGEIFAGTLRTNIDPSGTSRTVDAAVEASMLTDVVALHREGLDHGVRDRGANLSGGQRQRLSLARALAADSDILVLHDPTTAVDAVTEQLIARNVAKLRRGRTTVVITSSPALLDAADRVLVLDDGVITAEDTHRNLLAGDEEYCLAVAR